The following coding sequences lie in one Arachis stenosperma cultivar V10309 chromosome 5, arast.V10309.gnm1.PFL2, whole genome shotgun sequence genomic window:
- the LOC130982833 gene encoding uncharacterized protein LOC130982833, whose protein sequence is MDTDEFSFPRISDTHAHAIDSPPLWNLSPAASPNPYQRNKGEEDCDFFGAKLISQVQRKSFSSVETRIQQRTLLDDDEEEEKMDLLWEDFNEELMCSSTTGSSATSSSREVVEFRCATPASSRFANNNNNNNNNGALVPATKNINRPSMVVIVKVLKKLFSVNNYQKQPRRRVR, encoded by the coding sequence ATGGATACAGATGAATTCAGTTTCCCTAGAATCAGTGATACTCATGCACATGCCATTGATTCACCTCCTTTGTGGAATCTATCACCAGCAGCATCTCCTAATCCATACCAAAGAAacaaaggagaagaagattgTGATTTCTTTGGAGCAAAACTGATATCTCAGGTTCAGAGGAAGAGCTTCTCATCAGTTGAGACCAGAATTCAACAACGAACTTTgttggatgatgatgaggaagaagagaaaatggACTTGTTGTGGGAGGATTTCAATGAGGAGTTGATGTGTTCTTCAACAACAGGTTCTTCTGCTACATCTTCTTCAAGAGAAGTTGTTGAATTCAGATGTGCTACTCCAGCTTCATCAAGATTtgccaataataataataataataataataatggtgcaCTAGTTCCAGCAACTAAGAATATCAATAGGCCTAGCATGGTGGTGATTGTGAAGGTGTTGAAGAAGCTCTTCTCTGTTAACAACTATCAAAAGCAACCAAGAAGGAGAGTAAGATAA